The Brachyspira aalborgi genome has a segment encoding these proteins:
- a CDS encoding metallophosphoesterase, whose amino-acid sequence MKIAIIGDLHGKNCWKKLLKDKIDSLDKIIFMGDYSDDSWITFTDKEIVSNLKEVIDFKKKYNEKVELLIGNHDFQYIVGYPTASRYRETYAKEMHQIFNENEKLFKIIFIKNNCIFSHAGITNGWIDFIKKKYNVENITINNLEEEVNKVYASNKEDCNIVSFRRGGFNNFAGLLWADTEDLIEDAWINYNQIVGHNRVKPYSVIKRENYNIFLSDHFDTNQNILLEIDI is encoded by the coding sequence ATGAAAATAGCAATTATTGGCGATTTGCATGGTAAAAATTGCTGGAAAAAATTACTTAAAGATAAAATTGATTCTTTAGACAAAATTATTTTTATGGGAGATTATAGCGATGATAGTTGGATTACATTTACCGACAAAGAGATTGTTTCTAATTTGAAAGAAGTAATTGATTTTAAGAAAAAATATAATGAAAAAGTAGAATTATTAATTGGAAATCATGATTTTCAATATATTGTCGGCTATCCTACGGCTAGCAGATACAGAGAAACTTATGCAAAAGAAATGCATCAAATATTTAACGAAAACGAAAAATTATTTAAAATAATATTTATAAAAAATAATTGTATTTTCTCTCATGCGGGAATAACTAACGGTTGGATTGATTTTATAAAGAAAAAATATAATGTAGAAAATATAACGATAAATAATTTAGAGGAAGAAGTTAATAAAGTTTATGCATCGAATAAAGAAGATTGCAATATTGTTTCGTTTAGAAGAGGCGGATTTAATAATTTTGCTGGGCTTTTGTGGGCGGATACTGAAGATTTAATTGAAGACGCTTGGATAAATTATAATCAAATTGTCGGACATAATAGAGTTAAACCTTATTCGGTAATAAAGAGAGAAAATTATAATATTTTTTTGTCGGACCATTTTGACACTAATCAAAATATTTTGCTTGAGATTGATATATAA
- a CDS encoding zinc ribbon domain-containing protein: MNELNNTQPYQKQLDEIFCRSCGKPIKKEAEICPYCGVRQKADKKKKSKKKIFIIIVALIFISIVIGIIAGEENNNSSSSSNSNSKEDREARENSRIVEMKGALSELKDDYDEFNQTIFYSQKIFTAYRNANHFELNLAISTDYKLKSVSVNSCIVYKDTILGISELVFLYGTNTYKFNTGFQSFDAGLTPDWKYYSYFGKTLIFEEEKFINYLENFSKANTAKIQYRGLGGMRTERTLTKNEKLGLQDVIKAYKRIKEINKEYGI; this comes from the coding sequence ATGAACGAGTTAAATAATACTCAACCTTATCAAAAACAATTAGACGAGATTTTTTGTCGCTCTTGCGGGAAGCCTATTAAAAAAGAGGCTGAAATATGCCCTTATTGTGGAGTTAGACAAAAAGCGGATAAAAAGAAAAAATCAAAAAAGAAAATATTTATAATAATAGTTGCATTAATATTTATTTCTATCGTTATAGGAATAATAGCGGGGGAAGAAAATAATAATTCATCAAGTTCGTCTAATTCAAATTCAAAAGAAGATAGAGAGGCAAGAGAAAATTCAAGGATAGTAGAAATGAAAGGAGCTCTATCGGAATTAAAAGATGATTATGATGAGTTTAACCAAACAATATTTTATAGTCAAAAAATATTTACCGCTTATAGAAACGCTAATCATTTTGAATTGAATTTAGCTATATCTACAGATTATAAACTTAAATCGGTTAGCGTTAATTCCTGCATAGTTTATAAAGATACTATACTTGGTATTAGCGAATTGGTATTTTTATACGGAACAAATACTTATAAGTTTAATACGGGCTTTCAATCGTTTGACGCTGGATTAACTCCCGATTGGAAATACTATTCATATTTTGGCAAAACATTAATATTTGAGGAAGAGAAGTTTATTAACTATCTCGAAAATTTTTCTAAAGCAAATACGGCAAAAATTCAATATAGAGGTTTAGGAGGTATGCGAACTGAAAGAACCCTAACAAAAAATGAAAAATTAGGACTACAAGATGTAATTAAAGCGTATAAAAGAATAAAAGAAATTAATAAAGAATACGGTATATAA
- a CDS encoding GTPase — translation MNTEELNEKLQKSFEELKNNLKKPSILLAGGTGVGKSSLINKIFGRDVAKVEIGKPVTSLIEKFESEDLGVILYDSPGYEVDKVKQFEDEVIDIKKKEAVNLVWYCIQASGNRLTDYDIETIKKFRENNLPVSIVFTKCDLEPKEERKKLKEVIDKRIGEIDIYEMSSTVEDEFYTKELQRLISDAIKKLPDILRDAFISAQKISLDEKWNRAHGAILQHIAIAFAVPFNPIPFSDAPILVANQMGMIARILYIYDLGGLENMLKGGAGGGIIGQLISNLGKTLAVNILAFIPGIGTLVKGLINGGVATLLTSALGEAVNISCYKIYESVLNGNENIEEQMKMFGDMVQKYATDYYKSGKKPEDYKNPD, via the coding sequence ATGAATACTGAAGAATTAAACGAAAAACTTCAAAAATCTTTCGAGGAGTTGAAAAACAACTTGAAAAAACCGAGCATATTGCTTGCTGGAGGCACGGGCGTTGGGAAAAGTTCGCTAATCAATAAGATTTTCGGGCGAGATGTGGCAAAAGTAGAAATTGGAAAACCTGTCACTTCTTTAATAGAAAAATTTGAAAGCGAAGATTTGGGCGTAATTCTATACGATAGCCCGGGCTATGAAGTAGACAAAGTCAAACAATTTGAGGACGAGGTTATCGATATTAAGAAAAAAGAAGCCGTTAATTTGGTTTGGTATTGTATTCAAGCCTCTGGAAATAGATTAACCGATTATGATATTGAGACGATTAAAAAATTCAGAGAAAATAATTTACCCGTAAGTATAGTTTTTACAAAATGCGATTTAGAACCAAAGGAAGAACGAAAAAAATTAAAAGAAGTAATTGATAAAAGGATTGGCGAAATTGATATTTATGAAATGTCCTCTACTGTAGAAGACGAATTCTATACAAAAGAATTGCAAAGATTAATTTCGGATGCGATAAAGAAACTTCCCGATATTTTAAGAGACGCTTTTATTTCGGCTCAAAAAATAAGTTTAGATGAAAAATGGAACAGAGCGCATGGAGCTATACTTCAACATATAGCTATAGCTTTTGCCGTGCCTTTCAATCCTATTCCTTTTTCAGACGCTCCGATATTGGTTGCAAATCAAATGGGAATGATAGCGAGAATATTATATATTTACGATTTGGGCGGATTGGAAAATATGCTTAAAGGCGGAGCTGGAGGAGGAATAATAGGACAATTAATATCGAATCTTGGAAAAACGCTTGCCGTAAATATATTGGCATTCATACCAGGTATTGGAACTTTAGTAAAAGGATTGATAAACGGAGGAGTTGCCACTTTATTAACTTCGGCGTTGGGAGAAGCGGTTAATATTTCTTGCTATAAAATATACGAGTCCGTTCTTAACGGAAACGAAAATATAGAAGAGCAAATGAAAATGTTTGGAGATATGGTTCAAAAATATGCAACCGATTATTATAAAAGCGGAAAGAAACCCGAAGATTATAAAAACCCCGATTAA
- the glyS gene encoding glycine--tRNA ligase subunit beta encodes MKDLLIEILVEEIPADFAYPASLSFKKIIENTLKNNGLNFKSITSFTTPRRLSILVEEAEEKSKDDIIESKGPLLESAIKDGVLTKAGEGFLKANNIEIKNIKDIDEKESFDKPYLKELNGKKYIYVKKEKKGIETKKLFEENLENIIANIDFKKKMRWGDKDFAFVRPIRNVAALFGGEIIKTSVAGIETNNKITGHRLLSPEFVEINNPKDYEEILSKKHVIVSREKRLENIINQLEKIEKENNFEAVSKNKVSEIVVDLVEEPYLLTAEFDSKFLEVPKEVLTSEMIEHQKYFPLMKKDGDLTNIFVITANQPKTPQIIAGNIRVLTARLSDGRFLYQEDIKKGMDEMNTRLAMLMFRKELGSVADKVKRLEKNAASLIEALNYNENKDNILKAIKYMKADLVSNMVYQFPELQGIMGSYFAKEMGLGENIATAIKEQYKPLFANDDIPSNDTGKAIAILDKIDNIVAGFYVGDIPTGSQDPNALRRQALGIINILVKSQKHLSLKKLIEETINSMPKESKNNKSENLINDIFDFFKSRFENDLHFSKDSISGVLSTEIDDIYDAYLKISAIDEFRKKNEELFSNLLLVFKRVKNIIKTSNTLIFEESILEEKAERELYKIYKEKETQIKKLIENKEYQKTFSMLSSLYEPLDNFFKEIMVMVDDDKLKNNRIALLSLVDKIFKNMLDFSSLIK; translated from the coding sequence ATGAAAGATTTATTAATTGAAATTTTAGTTGAAGAAATACCCGCGGATTTCGCATATCCTGCAAGTTTGAGTTTTAAGAAAATTATTGAAAATACATTAAAAAATAACGGACTTAATTTTAAATCGATAACTTCTTTTACGACTCCAAGAAGATTGTCTATTTTAGTAGAAGAAGCGGAAGAAAAATCAAAAGACGATATTATAGAATCAAAAGGTCCTTTGCTTGAAAGCGCGATTAAAGACGGAGTTTTAACAAAAGCGGGAGAAGGATTTTTGAAAGCGAATAATATTGAAATTAAAAATATAAAAGATATTGACGAAAAAGAATCTTTTGACAAACCTTACTTAAAAGAATTAAACGGTAAAAAATATATTTATGTCAAAAAAGAAAAAAAAGGAATAGAAACAAAAAAATTATTTGAAGAGAATTTAGAAAATATAATTGCAAATATAGATTTTAAAAAGAAAATGCGTTGGGGCGATAAAGATTTTGCTTTTGTTCGCCCGATAAGAAATGTTGCGGCTTTATTTGGAGGCGAAATTATAAAAACTTCGGTTGCTGGAATTGAAACTAATAATAAAATCACGGGACATAGATTATTATCTCCCGAATTTGTTGAAATAAATAATCCGAAAGATTACGAGGAAATTTTATCGAAAAAACATGTTATAGTTTCGAGAGAAAAAAGATTGGAAAATATAATTAATCAACTTGAAAAAATCGAAAAAGAAAATAATTTTGAAGCCGTATCGAAAAATAAAGTTTCGGAGATTGTAGTCGATTTGGTTGAAGAGCCTTATTTACTTACGGCGGAATTCGATTCTAAATTTTTGGAAGTTCCTAAAGAAGTTTTAACGAGCGAAATGATAGAGCATCAAAAATATTTTCCATTAATGAAAAAAGACGGAGATTTGACTAATATATTCGTCATAACGGCAAATCAGCCGAAAACTCCTCAAATAATCGCGGGAAATATTAGAGTTTTGACGGCGCGACTTTCAGACGGAAGATTTTTGTATCAAGAAGATATTAAAAAAGGAATGGACGAAATGAATACTCGTCTTGCAATGTTAATGTTTAGAAAAGAATTAGGAAGCGTTGCGGATAAAGTAAAGAGGCTTGAGAAAAACGCTGCAAGTTTAATTGAGGCTTTAAATTATAACGAAAATAAAGATAATATTTTAAAAGCAATAAAATATATGAAAGCCGATTTGGTTAGCAATATGGTTTATCAATTTCCTGAACTTCAAGGAATAATGGGTTCTTATTTTGCAAAAGAAATGGGATTAGGCGAAAATATAGCGACTGCGATTAAAGAACAATATAAACCTTTATTTGCAAATGACGATATTCCTTCAAACGATACGGGAAAAGCGATTGCAATTTTAGATAAAATTGACAACATAGTCGCTGGTTTTTATGTCGGCGATATTCCTACTGGTTCGCAGGACCCTAACGCTTTAAGAAGACAAGCGCTTGGAATAATAAATATTTTAGTTAAATCACAAAAACATTTGAGTTTGAAAAAATTAATTGAAGAGACAATTAACTCTATGCCGAAAGAATCGAAAAATAATAAAAGCGAAAATTTGATTAATGATATATTCGACTTTTTTAAATCTCGCTTTGAAAACGATTTGCATTTTTCTAAAGATTCTATTTCGGGAGTTCTTTCAACAGAAATTGACGATATATATGACGCTTATTTGAAAATTTCGGCAATAGACGAATTCAGAAAGAAAAACGAAGAATTATTTTCAAATCTTTTGCTTGTATTTAAGAGAGTAAAAAATATTATAAAAACTTCTAATACATTGATTTTTGAAGAATCTATTTTAGAAGAAAAAGCGGAGAGAGAATTATATAAAATCTATAAAGAAAAAGAAACTCAAATAAAAAAACTTATAGAAAATAAAGAATATCAAAAAACTTTTTCAATGCTTTCAAGTTTATACGAACCTTTAGATAATTTCTTTAAAGAGATTATGGTTATGGTAGATGACGATAAATTAAAAAATAATAGAATCGCTTTGCTTTCTTTGGTTGATAAAATATTTAAAAATATGCTTGATTTTTCAAGTTTGATTAAATAA
- a CDS encoding TM2 domain-containing protein, translated as MNEVNNTQPYQKQLDEVFCSSCGKPIKKEAEICVFCGVRVKRYGGENTSDKDWTTCLLLCLFLGAFGGHRFYVGKTVSGILYLFTLGGFIIGAIIDLICIISGTFKDNEGKLIKLKND; from the coding sequence ATGAACGAAGTAAATAATACTCAACCCTATCAAAAACAATTAGACGAGGTTTTTTGTAGCTCTTGTGGGAAACCTATTAAAAAAGAAGCCGAAATATGCGTTTTCTGTGGCGTTAGAGTAAAACGATATGGAGGCGAGAATACTTCCGATAAAGATTGGACTACTTGCCTACTTTTATGTCTATTCTTGGGAGCTTTTGGCGGGCATAGATTTTATGTCGGGAAAACGGTAAGCGGTATATTATATTTATTTACTCTTGGCGGATTTATAATCGGAGCGATTATAGATTTAATTTGTATAATTAGCGGAACTTTCAAAGATAATGAAGGTAAACTTATAAAATTAAAAAACGATTAA
- a CDS encoding aldose epimerase family protein, which yields MQIKNFGEKYLLYELKNKNGIILKLTDIGASISGVFMKDKNNNEIQISFGSDDYNFYLKAHDYIGSSVGRVANRIINGEFKLNNKIYKLAKNDNNKHHLHGGIEGISFKKFDSKNLDDRTVLFSYLSKDGEEGYPANLKIEITYSLTEDNEIIIKYFAKADSPTPINLTNHSYWNLNGEGLIYEHDLFIDSKFYLPVNEEYVSTGEILKTKNTPFDFNKTKKIGADIEKVGGYDNCFIFDSEDINKLRAKAFSEKTGISLELYTTKPAMHFYSGNMLNGIKTREAILNKHNAFCFETEFLPAALNFIHFPNIILKANEEYNQKTIYKLCLES from the coding sequence ATGCAAATTAAAAATTTTGGCGAAAAATATTTATTATACGAATTAAAAAATAAAAACGGAATTATATTAAAATTAACCGATATTGGCGCTTCAATTTCGGGAGTTTTTATGAAAGATAAAAATAATAACGAAATTCAAATTTCTTTTGGAAGCGATGATTATAATTTTTATTTGAAAGCGCATGATTATATCGGCTCTTCGGTTGGCAGAGTTGCAAACAGAATTATAAACGGAGAGTTTAAACTCAATAATAAAATCTACAAACTTGCCAAAAACGACAATAATAAACATCATTTACATGGCGGAATTGAAGGAATATCTTTTAAAAAATTTGATTCAAAAAATTTGGATGATAGAACGGTTTTATTTTCTTATCTTTCTAAAGACGGAGAAGAAGGTTATCCTGCAAACTTAAAAATAGAAATTACTTATTCTTTGACTGAAGATAACGAAATAATAATAAAATATTTTGCAAAAGCCGACTCGCCTACTCCGATTAATTTAACGAATCATTCTTATTGGAATTTAAATGGCGAAGGATTAATATACGAACATGATTTATTTATAGATTCAAAATTTTATCTGCCCGTAAACGAAGAATATGTTTCAACGGGAGAAATTTTAAAAACTAAAAATACTCCTTTCGATTTTAATAAAACAAAAAAAATTGGAGCGGATATTGAAAAAGTTGGAGGTTATGACAACTGCTTTATATTCGATAGCGAAGATATAAATAAATTGAGAGCGAAAGCATTTAGCGAAAAAACGGGAATAAGTTTGGAGCTTTATACTACAAAACCAGCAATGCATTTTTATTCGGGAAATATGCTTAACGGCATAAAGACAAGAGAAGCGATTTTAAATAAACATAACGCTTTTTGTTTTGAAACGGAATTTTTGCCAGCCGCTTTGAATTTTATTCATTTCCCTAATATAATATTAAAAGCTAATGAAGAATATAATCAAAAGACAATATATAAATTATGTTTAGAAAGTTGA
- a CDS encoding hydrogenase maturation nickel metallochaperone HypA, with amino-acid sequence MFYNEFDKTDYFYKCNTCGKLFISDNNGILARLFKKVKCPNCGSRDVKLTNIDRFIKKD; translated from the coding sequence ATGTTTTACAATGAATTTGACAAAACGGATTATTTTTATAAATGTAATACTTGCGGAAAATTATTTATTTCGGATAATAACGGAATTTTGGCAAGATTATTTAAAAAAGTAAAATGCCCTAATTGCGGAAGTAGGGATGTAAAGTTAACTAATATTGATAGATTTATTAAAAAAGATTAA